From Paenibacillus sp. PL2-23:
AGAAGCGATACGAGCTCACGCAATCTCAGAAGCTGATGGTGTTCATTCTATCCATGTCGCTGTACGGCATCTCCAACATGTTCACAGAATTAATCCCGGCCATCCAGCTGGGACCCATCGAGCTGAAGGTGGAATACTTCGCCTTCATTCCCCTGACGCTCTGCATTCTGTTCCATCCGCTGTACGCCGCGATCGGCGCATCCTTCGGCGAGATTATATTCGGAGAGCTGCTGCTGGGGCAATTCGGCGGACTGGGCGAGCTGGAGAAATTTATTCAATTCACGCTGGCTATGTACATTGCCGGCCTGCTGGTGAGAGACCCCCGCAACCGCAAGCAGCTGGCGATTGCTGCCTTCGTTGCGGTAGGCATTGACCAGATGCTGGGCGCCATTGTCGACATGGGCAAGGTATGGTTCGGCATTGAAGATCTCGAAGCGCTGCCCGGCATTCCGGAGAGCATCCTGCTTATCGAGGGCATCGGCTTCCTGAACGCTATGCTCATTACGGGCATTCTGTTCTCCCTCTTGCCAACGCTGTATCTGGTGCCGCGCCTATACGGCAAAATTGAGCCGCTGCTGGGCATGAAGCCGCGGGACGGCCGCATACCGGTCACGATGGGCGAAGTGCTTAAGCCTCGCCTCCTGATCCTGGCTGTAGTCCTGGTCTTCATTGCAGCCGCATCTGAATTTCTGGCGGAATCCGATATTAACTTCGCCGTATGGGAGCCGGAATTTGTGGAGCAATACGGCAATGGCATCACTTGGCTCAGCATAGGAGCTGCGACGGTCGTGCTTGTTCTTACCATTATGGCAGCCTTGCGCGCCAAGCGCCGGCAGTCGGCAGCACCGAAGGACGTGACCCCGTGAATCAGGAGAACAGTCGCGGGACACTCTCGGATTCGCAGCACGAAGCGCCCGCGCTCGTATTGAGCCATGTCAGCTTCCGCTATCCCGGCATGGAAGTCGACTCCCTGCGCGATGTGTCGCTGACTGTGCAGCGCGGCGCATTCGTCGCCATTGCAGGAACGAACGGCAGCGGCAAATCCACCCTGTGCAAATGTCTGAACGGCCTGATCCCCCACTATTACGTCGGGGATCTGACGGGCAGCATTCACATAGCGGGCTTGAACGCTGCGGAGGAGACCGTCGCCTCGCTCTCCCGCAAGGTCGCGTATGTCTTCCAGGACTTCGAGAACCAGCTGGTCCGTCCCACCGTCTATGACGAAGCTATATTTGCTCCGCTTAACTTCGGATATGGTGACTATCGCACCAGAGGCGAACGCGCTCTTGCGATGCTGGACCTAACGGGTCTGAAGGATCGGTGGATCTGGCAGCTCAGCGGCGGCCAGAAGCATCTGACCGCACTCGCCGGCACGCTGTCGCTGGATCCGGACATTATTATCGTCGACGAGCCGGTCGCTCAGCTGGATCCCTACCATGCCCGGCTCATCTACGACAAGCTCAAGGAGCTGAACCAGCGGCACGGCAAGACGATTATCGTGATCGAGCATCACACGGAGTTTATCGCCGAATATTGCGACACCGTTGTGCTGATGGACCAAGGGCGCATGCGATGGGCGAAGCCGGTTCGCGAGGCGCTGTCCTCCGTGGAGGAGCTGACCGCTCTGAACATTCTGCCACCGCAGGTTACGATGGCGGCACATGCCCTGTACCCGTCACACTCTCTCTATCCCATTACGCTGGAGGAGGGCGAGGACTTCTTCCGAGCGATCATCAGCCCAGCAAGCGAGCAGCAGCAAGGGTTAGCCGCTGCATCCCCCTCCACGGAGGACGAAGCGACTGGCTTAGCCAAGACGCCGCTCATCCGGTTCCAGCAAGTCGCTTATGGCTACAAGACGGTGACCAAGAAGCGGCATCCCGTTATCCGGAGCGCGGACCTCGAGCTCTGCGAAGGAGATCGCGTCGCGATTGTCGGCAATAATGGCGCCGGCAAGTCGACCCTCCTGAAGCTGATCTCCGGGCTCAAGAAGCCGGACAGCGGAGCGCTCTCCGTATGCGGGCTGGACACCCAGCGAACCTCCCCGGAGAAGCTGGCGGACTTCGTCGCCTACATCCACCAGAACCCGGAGGAGATGTTCATCGAGGACACGATCCGGAAGGACGTGGAATATTTCCTGAAGGCGCGCCGACAGCTGGGTAGCTCCGCCTTCATCGACGAGCTGATCGAGCGGCTTCGACTGACCGGCCTGCAGCAGCGGGACGGCCGATTGCTCAGCGGCGGACAGCAGCGCAGAGCGACGCTCGCAATCGCCCTAGCGATGCGGCCGACCGTTATGCTGCTGGATGAGCCGACAGCCAGCCTCGACGCCGCCAGCCGAAGGGAGCTTGGCGAGATGATGAGGGGACTGCAGGATCGCGTGAAGC
This genomic window contains:
- a CDS encoding cell division protein FtsQ gives rise to the protein MSTHKKRYELTQSQKLMVFILSMSLYGISNMFTELIPAIQLGPIELKVEYFAFIPLTLCILFHPLYAAIGASFGEIIFGELLLGQFGGLGELEKFIQFTLAMYIAGLLVRDPRNRKQLAIAAFVAVGIDQMLGAIVDMGKVWFGIEDLEALPGIPESILLIEGIGFLNAMLITGILFSLLPTLYLVPRLYGKIEPLLGMKPRDGRIPVTMGEVLKPRLLILAVVLVFIAAASEFLAESDINFAVWEPEFVEQYGNGITWLSIGAATVVLVLTIMAALRAKRRQSAAPKDVTP
- a CDS encoding ATP-binding cassette domain-containing protein gives rise to the protein MNQENSRGTLSDSQHEAPALVLSHVSFRYPGMEVDSLRDVSLTVQRGAFVAIAGTNGSGKSTLCKCLNGLIPHYYVGDLTGSIHIAGLNAAEETVASLSRKVAYVFQDFENQLVRPTVYDEAIFAPLNFGYGDYRTRGERALAMLDLTGLKDRWIWQLSGGQKHLTALAGTLSLDPDIIIVDEPVAQLDPYHARLIYDKLKELNQRHGKTIIVIEHHTEFIAEYCDTVVLMDQGRMRWAKPVREALSSVEELTALNILPPQVTMAAHALYPSHSLYPITLEEGEDFFRAIISPASEQQQGLAAASPSTEDEATGLAKTPLIRFQQVAYGYKTVTKKRHPVIRSADLELCEGDRVAIVGNNGAGKSTLLKLISGLKKPDSGALSVCGLDTQRTSPEKLADFVAYIHQNPEEMFIEDTIRKDVEYFLKARRQLGSSAFIDELIERLRLTGLQQRDGRLLSGGQQRRATLAIALAMRPTVMLLDEPTASLDAASRRELGEMMRGLQDRVKLSVIATHDMQLVAEWANRVIVLHEGAIAMDTDPDTLFSQPALLRQAGLVAPQITSLSHRLSLPKPALSVARFLERSQQHDMLSERRLFHGSHEAYAAR